From Peromyscus maniculatus bairdii isolate BWxNUB_F1_BW_parent chromosome 8, HU_Pman_BW_mat_3.1, whole genome shotgun sequence, a single genomic window includes:
- the Asgr2 gene encoding asialoglycoprotein receptor 2 isoform X1: protein MDLDTQTQGPGSRLDPPPPLSSGTACPVLPGLTPLSPCAWAAVGSQRNLLLSVNPSSSSKKTLTQLQSSGPTMEKDFQDIQQLDSEENDHQLSGDEEQGSHGQNPRTENPFWKGQPPSPPFPQCLSFRLYLSLLALAFNVLLLVVVCVISSQSMRLQEEFRTLKENFSNFSASTLMEFRALDSHGGSRDDKLTSWGATLEKKQQDLRADHSTLLLHLKHFPLDFRTLSCQLAFFQSNGTECCPVNWVEHGDSCYWFSKDGLTWAEAAEYCQLESAHLLVINSREEQKFVVKHTGSFHTWIGLTDRGGSWKWVDGTEYRNSYKNWASTQPDNWQGHEEGGSEDCVEMFSDGSWNDNFCRQVNRWACEKGRNITH from the exons ATGGACTTGGACACTCAGACACAGGGACCCGGCTCTCGCCTAGacccaccccctcctctctcatctggcaCCGCCTGTCCAGTTCTCCCAGGTTTAACCCCTCTTTCTCCTTGTGCGTGGGCTGCCGTCGGAAGCCAGAG GAATTTGCTTCTTAGCGTAAACCCAAGTTCCAGCTCCAAGAAAACCTTAACTCAGCTCCAGTCCTCGGGGCCCACCATGGAGAAGGACTTTCAAGATATCCAGCAGCTGGACTCTGAGGAAAACGACCATCAGCTCAGCGGCGATGAGGAACAAGGCTCCCATGGGCAGAATCCTAGGACAGAAAATCCATTCTGGAAAG ggcAGCCTCCTTCCCCGCCCTTTCCACAGTGCCTCAGCTTCAGGCTCTACCTCAGTCTGCTTGCCCTGGCCTTCAACGTCCTGCTGCTGGTGGTCGTCTGTGTGATTTCATCCCAAA GCATGCGGCTGCAAGAGGAGTTTCGGACCCTGAAAGAAAACTTCAGCAACTTCTCCGCCAGCACCCTGATGGAGTTCAGGGCTCTGGATTCCCACG GAGGTAGCAGAGATGACAAATTGACGTCCTGGGGAGCCACACTGGAGAAAAAGCAGCAGGACCTGAGAGCAG ACCACTCCACCTTGCTCCTGCACCTGAAGCACTTCCCGCTGGATTTTCGAACCCTGAGCTGTCAGCTGGCCTTCTTCCAGAGCAATG GCACAGAATGCTGCCCTGTTAACTGGGTGGAGCATGGGGATAGCTGCTACTGGTTTTCGAAGGATGGGCTGACCTGGGCTGAGGCTGCTGAGTACTGCCAGCTAGAGAGTGCCCACCTGCTGGTCATCAACTCCAGGGAGGAGCAG aaattCGTGGTGAAGCACACGGGCTCGTTTCACACCTGGATAGGTCTCACGGACAGGGGCGGCTCCTGGAAATGGGTGGACGGAACCGAATACAGGAACAGCTACAA GAACTGGGCCTCCACTCAGCCAGATAACTGGCAAGGCCATGAAGAGGGCGGAAGTGAAGACTGTGTCGAAATGTTCTCCGATGGCAGCTGGAATGACAACTTCTGTCGCCAGGTGAACCGCTGGGCGTGTGAAAAGGGGCGCAATATCACCCATTAG
- the Asgr2 gene encoding asialoglycoprotein receptor 2 isoform X2, protein MEKDFQDIQQLDSEENDHQLSGDEEQGSHGQNPRTENPFWKGQPPSPPFPQCLSFRLYLSLLALAFNVLLLVVVCVISSQSMRLQEEFRTLKENFSNFSASTLMEFRALDSHGGSRDDKLTSWGATLEKKQQDLRADHSTLLLHLKHFPLDFRTLSCQLAFFQSNGTECCPVNWVEHGDSCYWFSKDGLTWAEAAEYCQLESAHLLVINSREEQKFVVKHTGSFHTWIGLTDRGGSWKWVDGTEYRNSYKNWASTQPDNWQGHEEGGSEDCVEMFSDGSWNDNFCRQVNRWACEKGRNITH, encoded by the exons ATGGAGAAGGACTTTCAAGATATCCAGCAGCTGGACTCTGAGGAAAACGACCATCAGCTCAGCGGCGATGAGGAACAAGGCTCCCATGGGCAGAATCCTAGGACAGAAAATCCATTCTGGAAAG ggcAGCCTCCTTCCCCGCCCTTTCCACAGTGCCTCAGCTTCAGGCTCTACCTCAGTCTGCTTGCCCTGGCCTTCAACGTCCTGCTGCTGGTGGTCGTCTGTGTGATTTCATCCCAAA GCATGCGGCTGCAAGAGGAGTTTCGGACCCTGAAAGAAAACTTCAGCAACTTCTCCGCCAGCACCCTGATGGAGTTCAGGGCTCTGGATTCCCACG GAGGTAGCAGAGATGACAAATTGACGTCCTGGGGAGCCACACTGGAGAAAAAGCAGCAGGACCTGAGAGCAG ACCACTCCACCTTGCTCCTGCACCTGAAGCACTTCCCGCTGGATTTTCGAACCCTGAGCTGTCAGCTGGCCTTCTTCCAGAGCAATG GCACAGAATGCTGCCCTGTTAACTGGGTGGAGCATGGGGATAGCTGCTACTGGTTTTCGAAGGATGGGCTGACCTGGGCTGAGGCTGCTGAGTACTGCCAGCTAGAGAGTGCCCACCTGCTGGTCATCAACTCCAGGGAGGAGCAG aaattCGTGGTGAAGCACACGGGCTCGTTTCACACCTGGATAGGTCTCACGGACAGGGGCGGCTCCTGGAAATGGGTGGACGGAACCGAATACAGGAACAGCTACAA GAACTGGGCCTCCACTCAGCCAGATAACTGGCAAGGCCATGAAGAGGGCGGAAGTGAAGACTGTGTCGAAATGTTCTCCGATGGCAGCTGGAATGACAACTTCTGTCGCCAGGTGAACCGCTGGGCGTGTGAAAAGGGGCGCAATATCACCCATTAG